One Chitinophagales bacterium genomic window carries:
- a CDS encoding amino acid aldolase: MYPSYSYYKNSIKGLTLPLALVDLKLFDENAQLIAQRAGNKKIRIATKSLRCIALIKRALQSHPAYNGLMCYSAEEAVWLSQKGFDDILIGYPVWHEKSVEAACSELHKGKTITFMVDLPEHIHHLNTIGEKSQTIIPLCIDADMSSVFWGLRFGVWRSSITRTEQALVLYEKIKNYPWVQLVGLMGYEAAIAGVGDNLPGKRVQNLIVRVLKHWSAKEVAQRRDAMVKALRKAGAQLRFVNGGGTGSLEWTTQEQAVTEVTAGSGFYASALFDFYTNFRHKPAAVFALEITRHPAPHIFTCHGGGYIASGAVGADKQPRPYLPEGMQLIAQEGAGEVQTPIYYSGMEQLALGDPVFFRHAKAGELCERFNELLLIDNGRIADTVPTYRGEGKCFV, encoded by the coding sequence ATGTATCCTTCTTATTCATACTATAAAAACAGCATAAAGGGGTTAACATTGCCACTGGCTTTGGTTGATCTGAAACTCTTTGATGAGAACGCACAACTCATTGCCCAGCGAGCAGGTAATAAAAAAATTCGCATAGCCACCAAGTCTTTACGTTGCATAGCCCTGATAAAACGTGCCCTTCAATCCCATCCTGCTTATAACGGCTTAATGTGTTATTCTGCTGAGGAAGCTGTTTGGCTAAGTCAAAAAGGGTTTGATGACATCCTCATCGGATATCCCGTATGGCATGAAAAATCTGTTGAAGCGGCTTGCAGCGAACTGCATAAAGGAAAAACGATAACCTTCATGGTGGACCTTCCGGAGCACATACACCACCTCAACACCATAGGCGAAAAATCCCAAACCATTATTCCGCTATGTATAGACGCAGACATGTCTTCGGTGTTTTGGGGGTTGAGATTTGGTGTATGGCGGTCTTCCATAACACGTACCGAACAAGCACTTGTTCTCTATGAAAAAATTAAAAACTACCCGTGGGTGCAGTTGGTTGGGCTGATGGGCTATGAGGCCGCCATTGCCGGAGTAGGCGATAATTTACCTGGCAAGCGAGTGCAAAACCTGATAGTGCGGGTACTCAAACACTGGTCGGCAAAAGAAGTAGCCCAGCGTAGAGATGCTATGGTGAAAGCCCTCCGTAAGGCGGGGGCTCAACTGCGTTTTGTCAATGGTGGCGGCACCGGCAGCCTGGAATGGACCACACAAGAACAGGCAGTGACGGAGGTAACTGCCGGTTCGGGCTTTTATGCTTCTGCCCTGTTTGATTTCTACACTAACTTCCGTCATAAGCCGGCTGCAGTCTTTGCTCTGGAAATAACCCGTCATCCGGCACCTCACATATTCACCTGCCATGGAGGAGGATATATTGCTTCAGGAGCAGTGGGTGCCGATAAGCAACCTCGCCCCTACCTTCCGGAAGGTATGCAACTCATTGCCCAGGAAGGTGCCGGAGAAGTGCAAACCCCTATCTACTATTCCGGCATGGAACAGCTCGCATTAGGCGATCCTGTTTTTTTCCGACATGCAAAGGCCGGTGAACTATGTGAACGCTTCAACGAGCTGCTTCTCATAGACAACGGCCGTATCGCTGATACGGTGCCGACCTATCGCGGAGAAGGGAAATGCTTTGTGTAA
- the tauD gene encoding alpha-ketoglutarate-dependent taurine dioxygenase, with protein sequence METQVIQVKKIAGALGAEIQGIDLREPITDEIFTILHDALIEHQVIFFRNQNITPAQHKALAQRFGKLQTHPAYPHVKDYPEISILENTKENPSKIELWHHDMTFKLNPPLGSILLARHVPEAGGDTLFSSMSAAYEALSDKWQHFLSGLTAVHDFAHGFKESLAEPGGRERLKQALIDNPPVEHPVIRTHPVSGKKGIFVNELFTRNIAGMKERESRAILQFLFEHVTTPEFTCRFKWEPDSIAFWDNRITQHKPVNDYFPQYRCMHRIVIEGDRPR encoded by the coding sequence ATGGAAACACAGGTTATTCAGGTCAAAAAAATAGCGGGCGCCCTGGGTGCGGAAATACAAGGAATAGATTTACGCGAACCTATTACCGATGAAATCTTTACCATTCTTCATGATGCCCTTATTGAACACCAGGTGATTTTCTTCCGTAACCAAAATATTACTCCGGCTCAGCATAAAGCCCTTGCCCAGCGATTTGGCAAGCTGCAAACTCATCCGGCCTATCCGCATGTAAAAGATTATCCGGAAATTTCCATCCTGGAAAACACGAAAGAAAATCCATCAAAAATTGAGCTCTGGCATCATGATATGACCTTCAAGCTCAATCCACCTTTGGGCTCCATCCTGCTGGCACGCCATGTGCCGGAAGCCGGTGGTGACACGCTTTTCTCCAGCATGTCAGCAGCCTATGAAGCCCTGTCTGACAAATGGCAACACTTTTTATCAGGTCTTACTGCCGTGCATGATTTTGCACACGGTTTTAAAGAAAGTCTGGCCGAACCCGGAGGACGTGAGCGGCTCAAACAGGCACTGATAGATAACCCTCCGGTGGAGCATCCTGTTATCCGCACGCACCCGGTCAGCGGTAAAAAAGGCATCTTCGTCAACGAGTTGTTTACCCGCAACATTGCAGGCATGAAAGAGCGTGAAAGTCGTGCTATTCTGCAATTTCTGTTTGAACATGTTACAACGCCCGAGTTTACCTGTCGCTTTAAATGGGAACCCGACTCTATTGCATTCTGGGATAATCGTATTACCCAACACAAACCGGTAAACGATTACTTCCCCCAGTATCGGTGTATGCACCGCATCGTCATTGAGGGAGATCGTCCACGGTAA
- a CDS encoding digeranylgeranylglycerophospholipid reductase, which translates to MQATHHYDVVILGAGPAGLCLASQLRNSGLSILLIDKKKCAEDVQYHTLASFIDPQRWGLPDDLRNPIRENRFFSEHASARHAVRVSVIDRGKLLAFLEKQAKANPALTLHYNSMATGVACKGSTIQSIIYYKNRRERKEATAKVFADCSGLTGLLCKQAGIYPRQPIQAVGAEYIVPLKSEPHTTDLFVGKRFQGGYGWIFPLNEKEAIIGYGTLDARDFKNAAVRLREMWSLPRVAERCVLRPLKESAAVLITGMPQQQLNAGNLICIGDCVLQANPLVGEGVRFVMDAAAMAAPWIENAIKHNELPLLSNYSQKWRKRYENKYRIAFRLQQRFMQVSSDDARVDQIVRKMHMLSDVDMERIMSGELNRTFLTRLGIKLMVKNTLARLGSS; encoded by the coding sequence GTGCAGGCTACCCATCACTATGATGTCGTCATTTTAGGAGCAGGACCGGCAGGTCTGTGTCTGGCTTCCCAACTCCGCAACTCCGGCTTGTCTATTCTGCTGATTGACAAAAAAAAGTGTGCAGAAGACGTACAATATCACACGCTGGCCAGTTTTATTGATCCACAGCGCTGGGGCCTTCCGGATGACTTGCGAAACCCTATAAGGGAAAACCGGTTCTTCTCTGAACATGCATCTGCCCGGCATGCCGTAAGAGTATCGGTGATTGACAGGGGTAAGCTCCTTGCCTTTCTGGAAAAACAAGCAAAGGCTAATCCGGCTCTCACCCTACATTATAACTCTATGGCGACAGGCGTAGCCTGCAAAGGATCAACGATACAGAGTATCATTTACTATAAAAACAGACGTGAGCGCAAGGAAGCTACAGCGAAGGTTTTTGCTGACTGTTCCGGATTAACGGGCTTGCTGTGTAAACAAGCCGGGATTTATCCCCGACAACCGATACAGGCTGTAGGTGCTGAATATATTGTTCCTCTAAAGAGTGAGCCTCACACTACCGATTTGTTTGTAGGCAAGCGTTTTCAGGGTGGCTACGGATGGATTTTCCCATTGAATGAAAAAGAGGCCATCATAGGATATGGCACTCTGGATGCCCGAGACTTTAAAAATGCAGCCGTGCGGCTAAGAGAAATGTGGTCATTACCCCGGGTAGCAGAACGCTGTGTGTTGCGCCCCTTAAAGGAAAGTGCCGCGGTGCTGATTACCGGCATGCCCCAGCAACAACTAAATGCAGGCAATTTGATTTGCATAGGTGATTGCGTGTTGCAGGCTAATCCTCTGGTGGGTGAAGGTGTTCGTTTTGTCATGGATGCTGCTGCCATGGCTGCCCCCTGGATTGAAAACGCCATAAAACATAACGAACTCCCGCTGCTGTCAAACTATTCACAGAAATGGCGCAAACGCTACGAGAACAAGTACCGTATCGCCTTTCGGCTACAGCAACGCTTTATGCAAGTCAGTTCAGATGATGCACGCGTAGATCAGATAGTACGCAAAATGCATATGCTCTCGGATGTGGACATGGAACGCATCATGAGCGGAGAGCTGAACCGTACGTTCCTTACACGACTGGGCATAAAACTTATGGTAAAAAACACACTGGCCCGCCTGGGCAGCTCTTAG
- a CDS encoding apolipoprotein acyltransferase has product MNKQIRIGLVQSSCSADTEANFAKAVAGIREAAQKGAAVVCLQELFRSLYFCDQEDYDNFSLAEPVPGPSVERLCKVAREADIAVIASLFEKRAEGVYHNTIAVIDRSGQYLGKYRKMHIPDDPGYYEKFYFTPGDLGYKVFQSAGIKAGTLVCWDQWYPEAARITSLLGAEILFYPTAIGWATSQDEDTNRQQYHAWQTIQKSHAIANGVFVAAANRVGIEKNMRFWGGSFVADPFGNVICQASHDKEEVLIADLDLSRIDFFRTHWPFLRDRRIDSYEPITKRFLDDYPE; this is encoded by the coding sequence ATGAACAAGCAAATCAGAATTGGGTTAGTCCAGTCTTCCTGCAGTGCTGATACAGAGGCTAACTTTGCCAAGGCCGTGGCCGGCATCCGGGAAGCCGCACAGAAGGGGGCCGCTGTGGTGTGTTTGCAGGAGTTGTTCCGGTCACTTTACTTCTGCGATCAGGAAGATTACGACAACTTTAGCCTGGCGGAGCCGGTGCCAGGTCCTTCGGTGGAGCGGTTGTGTAAAGTGGCAAGAGAAGCCGACATTGCCGTGATTGCATCTCTGTTTGAGAAGCGTGCCGAGGGAGTATATCACAACACCATTGCCGTAATAGACCGTTCCGGACAGTATCTGGGGAAATATCGCAAGATGCACATCCCGGATGACCCCGGCTATTATGAGAAGTTTTATTTCACTCCCGGTGACCTCGGATATAAAGTTTTTCAGTCTGCCGGCATAAAAGCAGGCACCCTTGTTTGCTGGGACCAGTGGTATCCGGAGGCAGCCCGCATTACAAGCCTGCTGGGAGCTGAAATTTTATTTTATCCCACCGCCATCGGCTGGGCAACCTCACAAGATGAAGACACCAACCGACAACAATACCATGCATGGCAAACTATTCAAAAAAGCCATGCTATTGCCAATGGGGTTTTTGTTGCTGCAGCTAACCGGGTAGGAATAGAAAAAAATATGCGGTTCTGGGGAGGGTCATTTGTTGCAGACCCGTTCGGAAATGTGATATGCCAGGCCTCCCACGACAAGGAGGAAGTGCTCATAGCAGACCTTGACCTTTCCAGAATTGATTTTTTCCGCACCCACTGGCCCTTTTTACGCGACCGCAGGATTGATTCCTATGAACCCATAACAAAGCGCTTTCTGGATGACTATCCCGAATAA
- a CDS encoding agmatine deiminase → MQPFSLTLPPRERGYYFPAEFHPHRATWLSWPHKEASWPGKIDAIYPVYARFVKLIAEGEKVCINVQDEKMKQFALKYLEQSEADLSQITFYYHPTNDAWCRDHGPAFLIHPQEKKKLVVDWGYNAWGGKYPPFDLDDNIPTRIAEVLGLEVVYPGIVMEGGSVDFNGAGTVLTTKSCLLNPNRNPHLSQKQIESYLKDYYGVQQVLWLEDGIAGDDTDGHIDDITRFVNADTVVTVIEDNRHDENYQPLKKNLDLLNAMRLADGRALNIEVLPMPRPVVYEGQRLPASYANFYICNKYVIVPTYRDDKHDTKALDVLARCFPDRIVTGLDSTDLIWGLGSFHCLSQQEPEII, encoded by the coding sequence ATGCAGCCCTTTTCACTGACACTACCCCCGCGGGAAAGGGGATATTACTTTCCGGCAGAGTTTCATCCTCACCGCGCTACGTGGCTGAGCTGGCCGCACAAAGAAGCCTCCTGGCCGGGAAAGATAGACGCCATTTATCCGGTGTATGCCCGCTTTGTAAAACTGATTGCCGAAGGCGAAAAAGTATGCATCAATGTGCAGGATGAAAAAATGAAACAGTTTGCCCTGAAATACCTGGAGCAATCGGAAGCCGATCTTTCACAGATTACATTTTATTATCACCCCACCAATGATGCCTGGTGCCGCGACCATGGCCCGGCATTTCTTATTCATCCGCAGGAAAAGAAAAAGCTAGTTGTAGATTGGGGCTACAACGCCTGGGGTGGAAAATACCCCCCCTTTGATCTGGATGATAACATCCCTACCCGCATTGCCGAAGTGCTCGGCCTTGAAGTGGTTTATCCGGGCATAGTCATGGAAGGAGGCTCAGTTGATTTTAATGGGGCCGGCACAGTATTAACCACTAAATCGTGCCTGCTGAACCCTAACCGCAATCCGCACCTCTCCCAGAAGCAAATTGAAAGCTACCTGAAAGATTACTACGGAGTGCAACAGGTGCTCTGGTTGGAAGACGGCATTGCCGGAGATGATACCGATGGGCACATTGATGATATAACCCGCTTTGTAAATGCCGACACCGTGGTTACGGTGATTGAAGACAACCGGCATGACGAAAATTACCAGCCACTGAAAAAGAATCTGGACCTGCTCAATGCCATGCGCCTTGCCGATGGCAGGGCATTAAACATTGAAGTGCTGCCCATGCCGCGACCCGTAGTTTATGAAGGACAACGACTTCCTGCTTCCTACGCTAATTTTTACATCTGCAACAAATATGTCATTGTACCTACTTATCGCGATGATAAGCATGATACAAAAGCTCTGGATGTGTTAGCCCGTTGCTTTCCTGACCGGATAGTCACCGGCCTGGATTCTACAGATCTCATCTGGGGGTTAGGCAGTTTTCACTGTCTCAGCCAACAGGAACCGGAAATTATTTGA
- a CDS encoding aminodeoxychorismate lyase codes for MKKGVYILLACVAAATLAVAAWMLHTRILGRNVLSEKAYSLFIPTGASFDEVVAILERDSVIRDMEAFCWLAKRMRYPQQVKPGRYLITPGMTNKEIVSKLRSGQQDPVHVYIGKYRTKSQLAGFIAGKLEADSTRLMALLEDSAFLATYGLNPHNALAVILSDQYAFYWNTSAEKFIERMHREFRNYWNSRRLQQAEQLNLSPVEVIILASIVEEETNYDPEKTTIAGVYLNRLRKGMKLEADPTVKYAMQNFEARRVLHHHIRQYSPYNTYMVKGLPPGPICIPSKSSIEAVLQAEEHDYLYFCARDDFSGRHVFARTYREHLRNARKFQKALNERNIKG; via the coding sequence ATGAAAAAAGGTGTTTATATCCTGTTGGCCTGTGTGGCAGCAGCAACCCTGGCTGTTGCTGCCTGGATGCTGCATACGCGCATTTTGGGGCGCAATGTTTTATCCGAAAAGGCTTATAGCCTCTTTATCCCAACGGGTGCCAGTTTTGATGAAGTGGTGGCTATTCTGGAGAGAGATAGCGTCATTCGTGATATGGAAGCATTCTGCTGGTTGGCCAAAAGGATGCGCTATCCGCAGCAGGTAAAGCCCGGAAGGTACCTTATAACTCCAGGCATGACGAACAAAGAAATAGTTTCAAAATTGCGGTCAGGGCAACAGGATCCTGTCCATGTGTACATAGGGAAATATCGCACCAAGAGTCAGCTGGCCGGCTTCATTGCAGGAAAGCTGGAGGCTGACTCAACCCGCCTTATGGCTCTGCTGGAGGATTCTGCATTTCTTGCAACGTATGGGCTGAATCCCCACAATGCCCTTGCCGTAATTCTTTCTGATCAGTATGCATTTTACTGGAATACTTCTGCAGAGAAGTTTATTGAACGCATGCATAGAGAGTTTCGCAATTATTGGAATAGCCGAAGGCTGCAACAGGCTGAGCAACTTAATCTCTCACCTGTTGAGGTAATTATTCTTGCTTCTATTGTAGAAGAAGAAACCAACTATGATCCGGAAAAAACAACTATTGCGGGCGTTTACCTCAACCGTTTAAGAAAAGGCATGAAGCTGGAGGCTGACCCTACTGTGAAATATGCCATGCAGAATTTTGAAGCACGCAGGGTGCTGCATCACCATATCCGTCAGTATTCACCTTATAATACCTATATGGTAAAGGGCCTGCCGCCCGGCCCGATTTGCATTCCGTCAAAGAGCTCCATTGAAGCGGTGCTGCAGGCAGAAGAACATGATTACTTATACTTCTGCGCCCGGGATGATTTTTCAGGCAGGCATGTTTTTGCGCGTACCTATAGAGAGCATTTACGAAACGCCCGAAAATTTCAAAAGGCGCTGAATGAGCGTAACATAAAGGGGTAG
- the yuxK gene encoding hypothetical protein, with amino-acid sequence MHAPVIFFDGVCNLCNASVRFVIKRDKQNRFRYASLQSDYAQKFFTERQFDASKTDSIVLFEADRFFTRSTAALRIARHLSGLWPLLYVFIVIPPCIRDALYDFIARNRYRWFGKRDYCAVPEPGMKERFLE; translated from the coding sequence ATGCATGCACCCGTCATTTTTTTTGATGGCGTTTGCAACCTGTGCAATGCCAGTGTAAGATTTGTAATCAAAAGGGATAAGCAAAACAGGTTTCGTTATGCCTCCCTCCAATCTGATTACGCCCAAAAGTTCTTCACCGAAAGGCAGTTTGATGCTTCCAAGACGGACAGCATCGTTTTGTTTGAAGCCGACAGATTTTTCACGCGCTCAACAGCAGCCTTACGCATTGCACGACATCTTTCCGGCTTATGGCCGTTGCTGTACGTTTTTATTGTCATTCCGCCTTGCATACGCGATGCGTTGTATGATTTTATTGCCCGTAACCGGTATCGGTGGTTTGGTAAACGGGACTATTGCGCGGTACCGGAACCCGGCATGAAAGAGCGTTTTCTGGAATAA